A stretch of the Desulfobacter sp. genome encodes the following:
- a CDS encoding AI-2E family transporter: protein MEPNIFQRAVFFFFLALFCISIFLVGKLISPFFASIILGVVITGIFKPFFKWMSNRVSSRMASVLTCMAIFFLVFIPVVFFVGILSKEALGLYNMAKDAVFSNHLIDLLENTKALDRLNELLAGAGIETVVSWNELIAPVSELGKTVGFSLFQQARFVTSNLLNLVFYFFLMLLVVFYMLVDGERFIEYLYDLSPLKDEHDKELYEKFNEMAGAVLVGNGLGGLIQGCAGGLLFWFVGLNSPFLWGVIMGFLAFLPIVGIGVVLVPLAGFFLLKSNIILGLFILAFYGILSWGVEYFFKPKVVGDRVAMHPLIVFFSIIGGLKVYGILGIIYGPLIATLFLTLADIYFSSFQSMVEPGKG, encoded by the coding sequence TTGGAGCCGAATATATTTCAGCGTGCCGTGTTCTTTTTTTTTCTGGCCCTGTTCTGTATCTCTATTTTCCTTGTGGGAAAACTGATCTCCCCTTTTTTCGCCAGCATTATTTTAGGGGTGGTGATCACAGGAATTTTCAAACCATTTTTCAAATGGATGTCAAACCGTGTCTCATCCAGAATGGCCTCTGTTCTAACCTGCATGGCCATTTTTTTTCTGGTCTTTATACCGGTGGTCTTTTTCGTTGGCATATTGTCAAAAGAGGCATTGGGCTTGTATAACATGGCCAAGGATGCTGTGTTTTCAAACCATTTGATTGATCTGCTTGAAAACACCAAGGCCCTGGACCGGCTCAATGAACTGCTTGCAGGGGCTGGGATAGAAACCGTTGTCTCGTGGAACGAACTGATTGCACCGGTTTCGGAACTGGGTAAGACGGTTGGGTTTTCTTTGTTTCAACAGGCCAGGTTTGTGACATCGAATTTGCTGAACCTGGTGTTTTACTTTTTTCTCATGCTTCTTGTGGTCTTTTATATGCTCGTGGACGGAGAACGATTTATCGAGTATCTTTATGATCTGTCTCCCCTTAAGGATGAGCATGACAAGGAGTTATATGAGAAATTCAACGAGATGGCAGGTGCTGTCCTTGTTGGAAACGGACTTGGCGGGCTCATCCAGGGATGTGCAGGAGGGCTGCTCTTTTGGTTTGTCGGGCTGAATTCTCCGTTTTTATGGGGGGTGATTATGGGATTTCTCGCCTTTTTGCCCATTGTGGGCATCGGTGTGGTCCTGGTGCCCTTGGCTGGATTTTTTTTATTAAAAAGCAATATTATCCTGGGGCTTTTTATCCTTGCGTTTTACGGGATTTTGTCCTGGGGTGTTGAGTACTTTTTTAAACCGAAAGTGGTGGGAGACAGGGTGGCCATGCATCCGCTCATTGTTTTTTTTTCCATTATCGGCGGCTTAAAGGTTTATGGGATTTTAGGCATAATTTACGGGCCTTTGATTGCCACTTTGTTTTTAACCCTTGCTGATATTTATTTTTCAAGTTTTCAGTCCATGGTGGAACCTGGCAAAGGGTAG
- a CDS encoding acetyl-CoA C-acetyltransferase, translated as MQDVVIVSGVRTPVGSFGGSLKNVPVVELGTCVMKEVLKRVGLKPGQDPFQAEFSPETLKDQGMIDLEKKGYDYQDDLAPVFLDEVIMGNVLQAGQGQNTARQAMISSGISRQTPAFTINKICGSGLKAIVLGAQAIMTGQADAIIAGGQESMSNAPMALLKARWGHRMELTGQGPVHDLMVYDGLYEIFYGYHMGQTAENIVEKYGITREEQDQLALLSHTRAYGAVHDGTFAGEIVPVTISSRKGDIIVDKDERPMETSMEKLGKLRPAFRKDGSVTAGNASGINDAAAAVLMMSAKRADELGLETLARVKGFAAGGLDPAYMGLGPVPAVKKVLKSTGMTMADIDMIELNEAFAAQAIGCMRELDIDVERPNELGSGISIGHPIGCTGARQMVTAVHHMKRKDYNTGLISMCIGGGMGMAMVIER; from the coding sequence ATGCAAGACGTGGTCATTGTCAGTGGAGTCAGAACACCGGTGGGATCTTTTGGCGGTTCTTTGAAAAACGTTCCTGTGGTGGAACTTGGCACCTGTGTGATGAAAGAGGTGCTCAAGCGGGTGGGGCTTAAACCCGGACAGGATCCGTTCCAGGCTGAGTTTTCCCCTGAAACCCTGAAAGACCAGGGCATGATTGACCTGGAGAAAAAAGGATATGATTATCAGGACGATTTAGCCCCGGTGTTTCTGGACGAAGTGATCATGGGAAATGTGTTACAGGCAGGCCAGGGACAGAATACCGCCCGCCAGGCCATGATCAGTTCAGGCATTTCCCGCCAGACACCGGCATTTACCATCAACAAGATCTGCGGTTCGGGTCTTAAGGCCATTGTCTTGGGTGCCCAGGCCATCATGACCGGCCAGGCAGATGCTATTATTGCCGGCGGCCAGGAGAGCATGAGCAACGCGCCCATGGCCTTGCTCAAAGCCAGGTGGGGGCATCGGATGGAACTGACGGGCCAGGGCCCTGTCCACGATCTTATGGTCTATGACGGACTGTATGAGATTTTTTACGGGTATCACATGGGTCAGACCGCTGAAAATATTGTTGAAAAATACGGGATTACCAGAGAAGAACAGGACCAGCTTGCCCTGCTGAGCCATACCAGGGCCTATGGCGCTGTTCATGACGGCACCTTTGCTGGGGAAATTGTTCCGGTGACCATTTCATCCAGAAAGGGGGATATCATCGTGGACAAGGATGAGCGGCCCATGGAAACCAGCATGGAAAAACTGGGGAAACTGAGGCCTGCCTTTAGAAAAGACGGGAGTGTGACCGCAGGCAATGCGTCTGGGATCAATGATGCGGCAGCCGCGGTTTTGATGATGTCCGCAAAAAGAGCTGATGAACTGGGCCTTGAAACACTGGCCCGAGTCAAGGGGTTTGCCGCAGGCGGTCTGGATCCGGCCTATATGGGATTAGGTCCTGTTCCTGCCGTGAAAAAGGTATTGAAATCCACAGGCATGACCATGGCGGATATTGATATGATTGAGTTGAACGAAGCCTTTGCCGCCCAGGCCATCGGGTGCATGCGAGAGCTTGATATTGATGTGGAAAGACCCAATGAATTGGGATCCGGGATTTCCATTGGACACCCCATCGGCTGCACCGGCGCAAGACAGATGGTCACCGCCGTTCATCACATGAAAAGAAAAGACTATAATACAGGCCTGATATCCATGTGTATCGGCGGTGGAATGGGTATGGCCATGGTCATAGAGCGATAG